In one Prosthecochloris aestuarii DSM 271 genomic region, the following are encoded:
- a CDS encoding FAD-dependent oxidoreductase: protein MATVSLTLNGKTITADAHVSILEAAKSNGVIIPTLCFHQELSALGSCWMCIVELKGKNRFVPACSTRVTSGMDIETDNPELHAMRRKTLERLIDQHCGDCLGPCETACPAGCDIPGYTAAIARGDDREAIRIIKETVPLAASLGRICPAPCEDACRRHGVDDPVSICALKRFAADKDIASAEPFVPERKKASGKKVAVIGAGPAGLTAAYYLLRNGHDVTVFDANDTPGGMLYYGIPRFRLPATILEADIAPLRAMGGEIVLNTVLGRDISLKELKKNGFDATYIAVGAAKASTMGIAGEELPGVVSGIGFLRDIASGKAVRTGKRVVVVGGGNTAVDAARTALRTGAESVTIIYRRTREEMPANQAEIEEALAEGIALQCLAAPSAITSCESGLEMTALKMLQGEPDESGRRRPVALNGSEFSLFADTIIAAIGQYVDPEIQTATGLQLSQKGTFKTDSATCMTEQEGVFAGGDCVIGADIAINAIEQGKRAADAIDSFLNAVTSRNEKKPFNSTYGPRDNAPETFLMRAKPIKRASMQELQGPERTSTFREVALGLDEEQARLEAQRCLRCSCTTKNNCSLRRLASRYEVSSAQCDVETHDNAYITRGNGIRFEREKCVDCGICVRTIEEYGPEELRSTILIERCPTGALS from the coding sequence ATGGCAACTGTTTCACTGACTCTGAACGGGAAAACCATTACAGCCGATGCTCATGTCTCAATTCTGGAGGCAGCCAAAAGCAATGGCGTTATCATTCCAACGCTCTGTTTTCATCAGGAACTCAGTGCTCTGGGGTCTTGCTGGATGTGCATTGTCGAACTCAAGGGTAAAAACCGTTTTGTCCCGGCCTGCAGCACCAGGGTAACCAGCGGGATGGATATTGAAACCGACAACCCGGAACTGCATGCAATGCGCCGCAAAACCCTTGAACGGCTCATTGATCAGCATTGCGGCGATTGCCTGGGACCGTGCGAAACAGCGTGCCCTGCCGGCTGCGACATTCCGGGCTATACGGCAGCTATCGCCAGAGGCGATGACCGCGAAGCAATCCGGATTATCAAAGAAACCGTTCCTCTTGCTGCATCTCTTGGCAGAATATGCCCGGCTCCATGTGAAGATGCCTGCCGTCGTCACGGCGTCGACGATCCAGTCTCGATCTGTGCCTTGAAACGCTTTGCCGCTGATAAAGACATCGCGTCAGCCGAACCGTTCGTTCCCGAAAGAAAAAAAGCGTCAGGCAAAAAAGTCGCCGTCATCGGAGCCGGCCCTGCAGGCCTTACAGCCGCGTACTACCTGCTTCGAAATGGTCACGATGTCACTGTTTTCGATGCAAACGACACACCGGGCGGCATGCTCTATTACGGCATTCCGCGATTCCGCCTCCCTGCGACGATCCTTGAAGCCGACATTGCCCCCCTGCGGGCTATGGGTGGAGAAATCGTTCTCAATACCGTTCTGGGGCGGGATATCTCCCTGAAAGAGCTGAAAAAAAATGGTTTTGATGCAACCTATATCGCCGTAGGAGCTGCCAAAGCATCGACAATGGGTATTGCCGGAGAAGAACTTCCCGGAGTCGTTTCCGGAATCGGATTTCTCAGGGATATAGCCTCGGGAAAAGCGGTACGGACAGGAAAAAGGGTTGTTGTTGTCGGAGGCGGGAACACGGCTGTCGATGCAGCAAGAACAGCCCTCCGAACCGGAGCTGAATCGGTCACCATTATCTATCGAAGAACTCGTGAAGAGATGCCTGCCAACCAGGCTGAAATCGAGGAAGCCCTTGCCGAAGGCATCGCTCTGCAATGCCTTGCCGCTCCATCGGCCATAACCTCCTGTGAAAGCGGCCTGGAAATGACCGCACTGAAGATGCTGCAGGGCGAACCTGATGAAAGCGGACGCCGACGCCCTGTTGCCTTAAACGGCTCGGAGTTCTCTCTCTTTGCCGACACGATCATTGCCGCTATCGGCCAGTATGTCGATCCTGAAATCCAGACCGCAACAGGGTTGCAACTATCGCAAAAAGGCACCTTCAAGACCGACAGTGCCACATGCATGACAGAACAGGAGGGCGTCTTTGCGGGAGGAGACTGCGTTATCGGTGCCGATATCGCCATCAATGCCATCGAGCAGGGAAAACGTGCAGCAGACGCTATCGACAGCTTTCTCAACGCCGTCACTTCCCGGAACGAGAAAAAACCCTTCAACTCAACCTACGGACCAAGGGATAACGCCCCTGAAACATTTCTTATGCGGGCAAAACCCATCAAACGCGCGTCGATGCAGGAACTTCAAGGACCTGAAAGAACATCGACATTCCGCGAGGTCGCCCTTGGCCTTGACGAAGAACAGGCGCGTCTTGAGGCGCAGCGATGCCTGCGATGCAGCTGTACGACAAAAAACAACTGCTCGCTCCGCCGCCTGGCTTCACGCTATGAGGTATCGTCAGCGCAATGCGATGTCGAAACGCATGACAACGCCTATATTACCCGCGGAAATGGAATACGGTTTGAACGGGAAAAATGTGTTGATTGCGGCATCTGCGTGCGAACCATCGAAGAATACGGTCCTGAAGAGCTCAGGAGCACAATCCTCATAGAACGCTGCCCTACCGGAGCACTGAGCTAA
- a CDS encoding 4-hydroxy-3-methylbut-2-enyl diphosphate reductase: MKVNLDRTSSGFCIGVQGTIHLAEEKLREHDGKLYCLGDIVHNEVEVKRLEELGLITIDLNEYSALTNAPVLIRAHGEPPSTYTTAKSNQLDVTDSTCPVVAKLQRSARMLHNRGYQIIIYGKKNHPEVIGINGQCDNQAIIIKHPDLSAPEETAPLDFTRRTALISQTTMDVPGFAMLKENLERLFSASAGPGERHAASHWQDIRDIDLTAEITGVRPLPKFLYKDTICRQVSSRNSKLHDFAAQNDVVIFVAGKKSSNGQVLFNICKASNPRTYFAEDEKDIQDEWLLENRQPVQSAGVCGATSTPMWLLEKVARSIESRFSS; encoded by the coding sequence GTGAAAGTTAATCTTGACAGAACATCTTCAGGTTTCTGCATAGGCGTGCAGGGCACCATCCACCTCGCTGAAGAAAAACTCAGGGAACATGACGGCAAACTCTACTGCCTCGGCGACATTGTACACAATGAAGTCGAAGTCAAACGACTGGAGGAACTGGGGCTCATCACGATAGATCTCAATGAATACAGCGCGCTAACCAACGCACCTGTTCTGATTCGCGCCCATGGAGAACCCCCTTCGACCTATACCACAGCAAAAAGCAACCAGCTCGACGTTACCGATTCGACCTGCCCGGTCGTCGCAAAACTGCAACGCTCAGCAAGAATGCTGCATAATCGGGGATATCAGATTATTATCTACGGCAAAAAAAACCATCCGGAAGTCATCGGCATCAATGGTCAATGCGATAACCAGGCCATTATCATCAAACACCCTGACCTTTCAGCCCCTGAAGAAACCGCCCCGCTTGATTTTACCCGGCGTACCGCGCTCATATCCCAGACAACCATGGATGTGCCGGGATTTGCTATGCTGAAAGAAAATCTTGAACGCCTGTTTTCGGCTTCTGCTGGACCAGGAGAGCGTCATGCGGCATCGCACTGGCAGGATATCAGGGATATCGACCTTACAGCAGAAATAACCGGTGTACGTCCCCTGCCGAAATTTCTCTACAAAGATACGATCTGCCGTCAGGTATCGAGCAGAAACAGTAAACTGCATGACTTCGCCGCGCAGAACGACGTTGTCATCTTCGTTGCCGGAAAGAAAAGCTCAAATGGACAGGTACTCTTCAACATCTGTAAAGCCTCAAACCCGCGCACCTATTTTGCCGAGGATGAAAAAGACATACAAGATGAATGGCTGCTGGAAAACCGCCAGCCCGTCCAAAGCGCAGGGGTCTGTGGAGCGACATCGACGCCGATGTGGCTCCTGGAAAAAGTTGCAAGAAGCATAGAGAGCAGATTTTCCTCCTGA
- a CDS encoding SDR family NAD(P)-dependent oxidoreductase, with amino-acid sequence MAEQQHKVCFMTGGSGRLGKQIASAMAREGYDIFFTWHSSHAEARNTLEAIQAISPSSAMVSCDISNVDEIKKAFAEFQARFNRLDLLITSASNFFGTPLPDVTEHEWDRLVDTNMKGTFFTMQEGASIMRNQNFVSRIITITDIAAELTWKNFAPYTASKAAVQHLTRVFAKVFAPSILVNSIAPGTFTINPEWNNGQELDDELANKIPLKRMGDPEDIIRTIRFLSQNDYVTGQIINVDGGRLLS; translated from the coding sequence ATGGCAGAACAGCAACATAAAGTCTGTTTCATGACAGGAGGTTCGGGACGGCTCGGAAAACAGATTGCCAGCGCAATGGCCCGTGAGGGGTACGATATCTTCTTTACATGGCACTCGTCGCACGCTGAAGCCCGCAATACCCTTGAAGCGATACAAGCCATAAGCCCTTCTTCGGCAATGGTGTCGTGCGACATATCGAACGTCGATGAAATCAAAAAGGCTTTTGCCGAATTTCAGGCCCGTTTCAACCGTCTTGACCTGCTTATCACCAGTGCATCGAATTTTTTCGGTACCCCGCTTCCGGATGTGACAGAACATGAATGGGACAGGCTGGTAGACACCAATATGAAGGGAACGTTTTTCACCATGCAGGAAGGCGCGTCAATCATGCGCAACCAGAACTTTGTATCGAGAATTATCACGATAACCGATATAGCCGCAGAGCTGACATGGAAAAACTTCGCCCCCTACACCGCGTCCAAAGCTGCTGTTCAGCACCTGACGAGAGTATTCGCCAAAGTATTCGCGCCATCGATACTGGTCAACTCTATAGCCCCGGGAACCTTCACCATAAACCCGGAATGGAACAATGGCCAGGAACTTGACGATGAACTGGCCAACAAGATACCGCTTAAACGTATGGGCGACCCGGAGGATATCATCAGAACCATACGTTTTCTCTCGCAAAACGACTACGTCACCGGACAGATCATCAACGTCGATGGCGGAAGACTGCTCTCATAA
- a CDS encoding ABC transporter ATP-binding protein translates to MNDILLKLVSVRRELELSRDILQTIIPGLSLEIREGEFLSITGPSGSGKSTLLYIMGGLDKPTFGEVWLDGDNITEKSEKEMTVIRNEKIGFIYQFHFLLPEFTALENVSMPMMINGKRTKKEIRERAAMLLDIVGLVDRADYRPSQLSGGQQQRVAIARALSNEPKIILGDEPTGNLDSKSGKMVYALFERLNRELNQTVIFVTHDEEFARRAKRRIHLVDGKIESDTVIQQG, encoded by the coding sequence ATGAATGACATTCTTCTGAAGCTGGTATCGGTCCGCAGGGAGCTTGAGCTTTCCCGCGATATTCTCCAGACCATTATTCCCGGTCTCTCGCTTGAGATTCGCGAGGGGGAGTTTCTTTCCATCACAGGCCCTTCGGGTTCAGGTAAATCGACTTTGCTCTACATCATGGGAGGCCTCGATAAACCGACATTCGGAGAGGTCTGGCTCGACGGTGACAATATTACGGAAAAAAGCGAGAAGGAGATGACCGTCATTCGCAATGAAAAGATTGGCTTTATCTATCAGTTTCATTTTCTGCTTCCGGAGTTCACTGCGTTGGAAAATGTCAGTATGCCGATGATGATTAACGGCAAAAGGACCAAAAAAGAGATTCGCGAGCGCGCTGCTATGCTGCTCGATATAGTCGGCCTTGTCGATCGCGCCGATTACAGGCCCAGTCAGTTGTCCGGCGGACAGCAGCAGCGTGTTGCTATCGCCCGGGCGCTCTCCAATGAGCCCAAAATTATTCTCGGCGATGAGCCGACTGGAAATCTTGATTCTAAATCGGGAAAAATGGTCTATGCGTTATTTGAACGGTTGAACCGGGAACTCAACCAGACCGTCATTTTTGTTACCCATGATGAGGAGTTTGCCAGACGAGCCAAGCGCAGGATTCATCTCGTTGACGGGAAAATCGAGAGTGATACCGTCATTCAGCAAGGGTAG
- the ligA gene encoding NAD-dependent DNA ligase LigA, with protein MQRKDALKEIARLRDELNRHNYRYYVLAQPEISDYAFDQELERLIALEKAFPDLVTPDSPSQRVGGEITKEFPTVTHRQPMRSLSNTYSLEEVEEFYARVLKLLPEEAGENPEFVAELKFDGVAVSLLYRDGFLVQGATRGNGVEGDDITPNIRTIGSVPLQLRGGAAMAAEQYGGREIEVRGEVFMRKDDFAALNEGRPEEEQFANPRNATAGTLKLQDSAEVARRKMMFVAYYLTDPQCRSMQHVQRLQRLEEMGFYTGGHYSTCRSFDEIRDFIGRWEVDRLTLQYDIDGIVLKLNNPAFWDELGATSKSPRWAIAYKYPAEQAETVLNDVVFQVGRLGTITPVAELEAVRLAGTTVKRSTLHNFDEIRRLDVRIGDRVVIEKSGEIIPKVIRVVPGTRREDSSEIAIPSHCPVCGTALLHPENEVSWYCPNSQSCPAQVKARILHFASRNAMDIKSLGESLVEQLVHNGLVADSGDLYRLTADEVSHLDRMADKSAMNLLKAIEKSRTREYERVLYALGIRHVGLATARELAAAYHSIDLLASAALEELSCVADIGPVIAQSVHDFFRNPDALALVEKLRTAGLRLAASAPKALVNRNFEGMKVIFTGTLERHSRDDAAALVAQRGGKEVKSLSRKTDLVVAGKDPGSKLQKALKLGVRVIGEEEFEAMLF; from the coding sequence ATGCAACGCAAGGACGCTTTGAAAGAGATTGCTCGCCTGAGGGATGAGCTCAACCGGCATAACTACCGCTATTATGTACTCGCTCAACCTGAGATATCGGATTATGCGTTCGACCAGGAGCTTGAAAGGCTTATAGCGCTTGAAAAAGCGTTTCCTGATCTGGTGACGCCCGACAGCCCCAGCCAGCGGGTCGGGGGAGAGATTACAAAAGAGTTCCCGACCGTTACGCATCGCCAACCCATGAGGAGCCTTTCCAATACTTACTCTCTCGAAGAGGTTGAGGAGTTTTACGCTCGTGTGCTGAAGCTGCTGCCTGAAGAGGCGGGGGAAAATCCCGAATTTGTCGCAGAACTCAAGTTTGACGGTGTTGCCGTAAGCCTGCTCTATCGGGACGGTTTTCTTGTGCAGGGCGCGACCCGCGGTAACGGGGTTGAGGGCGACGATATTACGCCCAATATCAGAACGATCGGTTCGGTCCCGCTGCAGTTGCGGGGAGGGGCCGCTATGGCTGCAGAGCAGTATGGTGGAAGGGAGATTGAGGTTCGAGGCGAAGTGTTTATGCGGAAAGATGATTTTGCCGCACTCAACGAGGGACGGCCGGAGGAAGAGCAGTTTGCCAATCCGCGCAATGCTACGGCAGGGACGCTCAAATTGCAGGATTCGGCTGAGGTCGCAAGGCGGAAAATGATGTTTGTCGCCTACTATCTCACTGATCCCCAATGCCGTTCGATGCAGCATGTTCAGCGTCTGCAGCGCCTTGAAGAGATGGGCTTTTATACGGGCGGGCACTATAGCACGTGCCGTTCTTTTGATGAGATCCGTGATTTTATCGGACGGTGGGAGGTGGATCGCTTGACGCTTCAGTATGATATTGATGGTATTGTTCTGAAACTCAACAACCCCGCTTTCTGGGATGAGCTTGGCGCGACATCGAAAAGTCCGCGCTGGGCTATTGCCTACAAGTATCCCGCCGAGCAGGCTGAAACGGTTCTCAATGACGTTGTTTTTCAGGTCGGCAGACTTGGTACCATTACTCCTGTGGCAGAGCTTGAAGCGGTGAGGCTTGCAGGAACAACCGTGAAACGCTCGACGCTGCATAATTTCGATGAGATCCGTCGCCTCGATGTGCGCATCGGTGACAGGGTTGTTATTGAAAAGTCAGGAGAGATCATTCCAAAAGTCATCCGCGTTGTACCCGGAACACGGCGTGAAGACTCCAGTGAGATTGCCATTCCCAGTCATTGTCCGGTTTGCGGGACAGCTCTGCTCCATCCGGAAAACGAGGTCAGCTGGTACTGCCCTAATAGTCAATCCTGCCCTGCGCAGGTTAAAGCGAGGATTCTTCACTTCGCTTCGCGCAATGCTATGGATATAAAATCTCTCGGCGAATCCTTGGTTGAGCAGCTTGTCCATAACGGGCTGGTTGCAGATTCTGGAGACCTGTATCGCCTTACGGCTGATGAGGTTTCACATCTCGATCGTATGGCCGACAAGTCAGCCATGAATCTTCTCAAAGCGATCGAGAAAAGCAGAACTCGCGAGTATGAGCGGGTGTTGTATGCATTGGGCATTCGCCATGTCGGGCTTGCAACAGCAAGAGAACTTGCAGCAGCGTACCATTCGATCGATCTTCTGGCTTCAGCAGCTCTTGAGGAACTCTCTTGCGTTGCCGATATAGGGCCTGTTATTGCGCAGAGTGTGCATGATTTTTTCAGGAATCCCGACGCTCTCGCACTTGTCGAAAAACTGAGGACTGCAGGTCTTCGGCTTGCAGCCAGCGCGCCAAAAGCCCTTGTGAACCGCAACTTCGAGGGGATGAAGGTCATTTTTACCGGTACGCTCGAGCGCCACAGCAGGGATGATGCCGCAGCTCTTGTTGCTCAACGGGGCGGCAAAGAGGTCAAGTCTCTTAGCAGGAAGACCGATCTTGTCGTTGCAGGAAAGGATCCGGGCAGCAAACTTCAGAAAGCGCTGAAGCTCGGTGTCAGGGTCATCGGTGAAGAGGAATTCGAAGCCATGCTTTTCTGA
- a CDS encoding LOG family protein, translating to MDPHYKVAIFGSARIREGDRIYQDVFQIARGLAQSGIDVITGGGPGLMLAANAGSKSANSGTHSIGLNIRLPREQHSNEYLDIKQEFDRFSSRLDTFMSLADAVVVAPGGIGTLLELFYAWQLVQVEHICETPIILFGDQWEQLLRWMHDAVLGRELMDSKDMRMIFHIRKPEQVVAMIRTMYSDRLTMEHICNNFQKYRVDFSLSGPESGGR from the coding sequence ATGGACCCGCATTATAAAGTCGCAATTTTCGGTTCTGCGCGAATCCGCGAGGGGGATCGTATTTATCAGGATGTATTTCAGATTGCAAGGGGGCTTGCCCAATCCGGTATTGATGTTATTACCGGCGGAGGCCCGGGTTTGATGCTTGCCGCAAATGCGGGTTCGAAAAGTGCAAATTCAGGAACACATTCCATTGGTCTCAATATCCGGCTTCCTCGCGAACAGCACTCAAATGAGTATCTTGACATCAAGCAGGAGTTCGATCGTTTCAGCAGTCGACTCGATACCTTTATGTCTCTTGCCGATGCGGTAGTCGTTGCTCCGGGCGGCATCGGTACGCTGCTTGAACTGTTTTATGCCTGGCAGCTTGTGCAGGTTGAGCATATCTGCGAAACGCCCATCATTCTTTTCGGTGACCAGTGGGAGCAGTTGCTCAGGTGGATGCACGATGCAGTTCTTGGCCGTGAATTGATGGATAGCAAGGATATGCGCATGATCTTTCATATCAGAAAGCCTGAGCAGGTTGTTGCAATGATCCGTACAATGTACTCCGATCGTTTGACGATGGAGCATATCTGCAATAATTTTCAGAAGTACAGAGTTGATTTTTCTTTGTCCGGACCCGAATCAGGCGGGAGATAG
- the ubiE gene encoding bifunctional demethylmenaquinone methyltransferase/2-methoxy-6-polyprenyl-1,4-benzoquinol methylase UbiE has product MANKAETSPNRPQETAKSLFRTKSHASIQHMFDEVAPTYDFLNHLLSLGIDNYWRAFAAAKAKKLIGANPAPDILDVATGTGDLAKEMSKLQGARVTGMDLSPEMLAIAEKKYPQIRFVQGYAEKLNFDTASFDIVSAGFGARNFEDLTKGLKEFHRVLKPGGHALIIEPMIPRNPVMKKLYLIYFKKVLPKIASMVSKSSFAYDYLPHSVESFPQDKEFTAILKSAGFQSAEFIPMTFETSILYIAKK; this is encoded by the coding sequence ATGGCAAACAAAGCTGAAACATCGCCAAACCGGCCCCAGGAAACGGCAAAATCGCTTTTCCGGACGAAGTCACACGCATCGATCCAGCATATGTTCGATGAGGTTGCTCCTACCTACGATTTCCTGAACCATCTGCTCAGTCTGGGTATCGACAACTACTGGCGAGCCTTTGCTGCGGCAAAAGCAAAAAAACTGATCGGTGCAAACCCGGCACCCGACATTCTCGATGTAGCAACCGGAACCGGCGACCTTGCAAAGGAGATGTCGAAACTCCAGGGAGCCAGAGTGACAGGTATGGACCTGTCACCGGAAATGCTTGCCATTGCGGAAAAAAAATATCCGCAGATACGTTTTGTACAAGGCTACGCGGAAAAACTCAACTTCGATACAGCATCATTCGACATTGTCAGCGCTGGTTTCGGAGCAAGAAATTTTGAGGATCTTACCAAAGGGCTGAAAGAGTTTCACCGGGTTCTCAAACCAGGCGGTCACGCGCTGATCATCGAGCCGATGATCCCGAGAAATCCCGTCATGAAAAAGCTCTACCTCATCTACTTCAAAAAAGTGCTCCCGAAGATCGCCAGCATGGTCAGCAAATCCAGTTTTGCTTACGACTACCTTCCCCATTCTGTCGAATCCTTTCCTCAGGACAAAGAATTCACGGCAATCCTGAAGAGCGCAGGGTTTCAGTCTGCGGAATTTATCCCTATGACGTTTGAGACCTCGATACTCTATATCGCAAAAAAATAA
- the hisI gene encoding phosphoribosyl-AMP cyclohydrolase, which translates to MSENQDLQKSFLETVKFDDKGLVPAIVQDFETGKVLMMAWMNRQSLEMTLEKKKACYWSRSRQKLWLKGESSGNMQNVHDILIDCDGDTLLLKVSQTGGACHMGYQSCFYRKTKDDLSMEICDTLMFNPEDVYGKQS; encoded by the coding sequence ATGAGCGAGAATCAAGATCTTCAGAAAAGCTTTCTTGAAACCGTCAAATTCGATGACAAAGGACTTGTTCCCGCCATCGTTCAGGATTTTGAAACCGGTAAGGTACTCATGATGGCCTGGATGAACCGTCAGAGCCTTGAGATGACCCTGGAAAAAAAGAAAGCCTGCTACTGGAGCAGAAGCCGTCAGAAACTCTGGCTGAAAGGCGAATCTTCCGGCAATATGCAGAATGTTCACGATATCCTGATCGACTGCGACGGCGATACGCTGCTTCTGAAAGTTTCCCAGACAGGCGGAGCATGCCATATGGGCTATCAATCCTGTTTTTACCGCAAGACCAAAGATGATCTCTCCATGGAGATCTGTGATACCCTGATGTTTAACCCTGAAGACGTGTATGGCAAACAAAGCTGA
- a CDS encoding efflux RND transporter periplasmic adaptor subunit: MSSMQTLQKILPKYTIALGVIFIATVIFLMMRGNVVRVNTVAVKEMELVQAVYATGYVDADIMADLRTEISGTVGKVGFLEGERVKKGDKILEFDDRQLQLLVQEAEAALSEQQAAVNDAMLKLRRSRNLYRMGAVSRQQLDDAENTFVQADRLLQQRRLQHESSLDALTKLFVEAPIDGVLALQNARAGDFLSSATLVATVIDTSSYVLNVEIDELDVPKLKVGQLATIALDAFSDDRFHARVERIVPQTDKVTKTSRVYLALQEPVRGIQVGMTATANIIYSTIEGALLVPKTAVFEEERRQYVWKIDDGLLKKQLITPGASDLIYFEVTNGLSGGDLVVLNPEERFRDGMEAELADTQERSLPGDAGS, encoded by the coding sequence ATGTCGTCTATGCAGACCTTACAGAAAATTCTTCCCAAATATACCATTGCTCTTGGCGTGATTTTTATCGCGACGGTCATTTTTCTTATGATGCGCGGTAATGTGGTTCGTGTCAATACTGTTGCCGTGAAAGAAATGGAGCTTGTTCAGGCGGTCTATGCTACCGGTTATGTTGATGCCGATATCATGGCTGATCTGAGAACAGAGATTTCAGGCACTGTTGGAAAGGTGGGATTTCTGGAGGGGGAACGGGTGAAGAAGGGCGATAAGATTCTTGAGTTTGATGATCGTCAGCTTCAGCTTCTTGTGCAGGAGGCTGAAGCCGCTCTCTCCGAGCAGCAGGCGGCGGTCAATGACGCTATGCTGAAACTGCGGCGCAGTCGCAATCTATACAGGATGGGGGCGGTTTCGCGTCAGCAGCTCGATGATGCAGAAAACACCTTTGTTCAGGCCGACAGGCTGCTTCAGCAGCGGCGCCTGCAGCATGAGAGTTCTCTCGATGCCCTGACGAAGCTGTTTGTTGAGGCGCCGATTGATGGTGTTCTTGCTTTGCAGAATGCCAGAGCGGGGGATTTTCTTTCTTCGGCTACCCTTGTTGCTACCGTTATCGATACATCGAGTTATGTACTCAATGTTGAAATCGATGAACTTGATGTGCCGAAGCTGAAAGTCGGACAACTGGCAACCATAGCTCTGGATGCGTTTTCGGACGATCGTTTCCATGCTCGTGTCGAGCGAATCGTTCCGCAGACAGACAAGGTGACCAAGACCTCCAGGGTCTATCTGGCACTTCAGGAGCCGGTTCGTGGAATACAGGTCGGTATGACAGCGACCGCAAATATTATTTACAGTACGATCGAAGGGGCTCTGCTGGTGCCTAAAACGGCGGTGTTTGAGGAGGAGAGGCGCCAGTATGTATGGAAAATTGACGATGGTCTGTTGAAAAAACAGCTTATAACGCCTGGAGCATCGGATCTCATCTATTTCGAAGTCACCAATGGACTTTCCGGGGGCGACCTGGTTGTACTCAATCCGGAAGAGCGCTTTCGTGACGGTATGGAAGCTGAGCTTGCCGATACTCAGGAGAGATCGCTACCAGGCGATGCCGGTTCATGA
- a CDS encoding AEC family transporter — translation MHNLILLIVCFAAGVLLKHFRRLPESAANTLNGVIIHVSLPAVTLLHIHDLRPGSEFFFMAAMPWIHFFLAAAFFLLAGRLFRLGRTTVGALILTGGLGNTSFVGLPMIEAFFGKEALVNGIIVDQMGSFMVLSTLGLTVAGIYAGHKPTAGDIVKRIVMFPPFIALLVAVLFIPFDYPQWLTLLLQRLGDTLAPLALLSVGFQLQAGHLEGNRGYLALGLGFKLILAPLLIGLLYVALFGLHGTPIRVTLFEAAMPPMITAGIIASEYNINPPLSNMMVVLGIILSFVSLPIWSIILSGL, via the coding sequence ATGCATAACCTGATACTGCTTATAGTGTGTTTTGCTGCGGGGGTGCTCCTGAAGCATTTCAGGCGTCTTCCCGAGTCTGCCGCCAATACGCTTAACGGCGTTATTATTCATGTTTCGCTCCCTGCCGTTACCCTGTTGCATATTCATGATCTTCGGCCCGGCAGTGAGTTTTTTTTTATGGCTGCAATGCCGTGGATTCATTTTTTTCTTGCTGCAGCCTTTTTTCTGTTGGCTGGCAGACTCTTCAGGTTGGGACGCACAACGGTCGGTGCGCTTATTCTGACCGGGGGACTTGGCAATACCTCTTTTGTCGGCTTGCCGATGATCGAGGCATTCTTTGGTAAAGAGGCGCTTGTCAATGGTATCATTGTTGACCAGATGGGGTCATTCATGGTGCTGTCGACATTGGGGCTCACCGTTGCGGGGATCTACGCCGGCCATAAGCCTACGGCAGGCGATATTGTCAAGCGCATTGTCATGTTTCCTCCATTTATCGCGCTTCTTGTCGCTGTGCTGTTCATCCCTTTTGACTATCCTCAATGGCTCACGCTTCTCCTTCAGAGGCTTGGCGATACCCTTGCTCCGCTTGCGTTGCTTTCGGTGGGCTTTCAGCTGCAAGCCGGGCATCTGGAAGGCAACAGGGGCTACCTGGCTCTCGGCCTTGGCTTCAAGCTGATTCTTGCGCCTCTGCTTATTGGCTTGCTGTATGTGGCGCTCTTCGGTCTTCACGGAACACCCATCAGGGTGACCTTGTTTGAAGCTGCCATGCCTCCGATGATTACGGCCGGTATTATTGCATCAGAGTACAATATCAACCCTCCGCTGTCCAATATGATGGTCGTCCTCGGAATTATCCTCTCTTTTGTTTCGCTTCCGATCTGGTCGATTATTCTTTCGGGCCTGTGA